Below is a window of Camelina sativa cultivar DH55 chromosome 11, Cs, whole genome shotgun sequence DNA.
TGGTTGAAGACTTAGGAGCATGCGATGGTGAGAGAGCTGGTGAGTGAGAAACAGGGGAAGAAGATTTAGGTGGTTGTGAtggagaaacagaggatctCGGAGGTTGAACCATAGACGGAGGTTTCGCCGGAGCAACGGGAGAAACAGGGGAATGAGATTTAGGAGCTTGAGCAGGAGCGACTGGTGAAACAGGGGAATGAGCTTTAGGAGCCTGAGCCGATGAAGGAGGTTTCGCCGGAGAAATAGGAACCTTGGGGTGGTTTCTGATGCCGAGGACAACAACGACCAGCTTCTGTCCCTTTCTACAGTGTTCCTGAGTACCACTTATGAAATAATAAGGACCAGAATGATCAAGAGTCACAACAGTTTCACCATTGTCATAGTTCTTGATAGCGTTCACAACGTTGCAGTCATCATATTCAGCTTTCGTCACTTCTTGAACCGAATCTAAACCCTTTGGATACTTGAAATCTGCAAAAAGATTGGTTACAATCACAAAAAAAGGCCTCCAAAACTTTAAAACCCTAGCAAAAGGACAGAAACTTACAGAGAGTGTCATTGACTTGGAAACGGTTTCTTCCAGCCCAAGTATTGTAGTTTTCTTGAGGTTTCATGTCCCAAACGCCGTTACCTCCGACGTTGAACCTCCTTGCATCAGCAACGGAGAAGAGAGTTGcaaaagaagagaggatgaggaaagagaaacaaagagttttCATGATCGCCGACATGGTTTCGGAGATCTGataactagggttttttttgtacGTGTGTGTTTGTGATTGAGTTGTGGAATAGGTAAAGCTGTGtattgagtatatatatatagatattttaggAGATTAAGGAGAATCGAAGAAAATCTCTGAAGATTTACAGAAATGGAAGACGAAGATTGGTGACAGGctactttgtttctttatataaaagaGAATGTGTTTTGGTAAGGTAAGAAGAGGATTTGAacgtttttttgtaaacaaaatcaaaggcATTTATGATAAGACGTGTGAGAATTGACTCACCTCTTAATTcacttactaaaaaaaattatttgaatgctggatatttacaaatttattaattagtttatttctttattgaaatatatattcaaatttgttataaatattgacaaaataggtttttattctttttccatgtttagtttgatttcatttacttttttttttggtttcagtttaaaacatctttatatataaaataaaataaggttCTCTTTTTGACAAGTTCTAAAAAGTTGCCAAATGGCACTTTATTCTTGTGAAatatgtcattttctttttaatatttttggtgtATTTTCTCAATTGACTTTATAtgacatattatattatttgtatttatatttaagacaaaatataatttgatattatattataagatgtttaatttattctataatttgtttagcatatcgtccaaaatattaaaattttcttttatttcttaacttaaaatagaaataattaacaTGACAagattattacattatttttcaatttgattttaactaaaaaactaaagtatatttaaatatatttatatatatatactgattataaatatttagagaGAAATAACTAAAGTATATGtcttttaaagaaataaatgaatatatatatatatatatataaagctcaCAAGTGGCACTCATTCCTCTcaagtcataaaaaaaaatcctctaaAAATATCTTAACATTTTAGCAATgtcattttagttattatatatatatatatatatatatatatatttcattgatcaatattttatatacttatcataacattataattCTTCAAATAATAATCTGCCGATAATCTAAGGATAGAACATTAATagaataatttttgaaaatttatagttatggtagttttattttaaaataatttcaagatataaaaatgttataatatttatttatagacaaaaaatataatatttggtaTACAATTTTTGTGCCAGAAGATCAAATcacttttctaaataatttcaagattttttaaaatatgatattttattttcctttagtTTGAATcataatcaaaaataatttcaagatataaaacaatatgatatttaatttttcttttattataatcataatcacaatttattgtatatgtattaattctttaaaatgtaaccCCCATCATGTTtgccagaaaaacaaaaacttattgatgttaaaaaaaaaatcactcatCATTTTGATACGCTTTTAATGTATTAACTGGAATACAATCTATGTTCTATTGAACATCATATTTTGTAGTAAGTATATtactttttgttatcatttatcaatattgtatataattactataacattgtaatttttaaaaaaaatcagtaattcaagaataaaatatttgttttataattttaaaacaaaagacagttttattcttaaataatttcaagatattaaaCAATAATGATGTTTTtcctttaataataataattatcacaatttattgcatattaattatttaaaatgtaaCTCTCATGATGtttgaaaagataaaataaaaaatttcaatatattaataCACTCTAATGTATTAATTCCAcacaatttatgttttacaaaaagataagaaaaaaaaattatggcaAATTTATGCTTTGAAATATAACCATAACTAGCTCCAATGATgtttctcccaaaaaaaaaactgaaaacctcTTATGATCCTACTGATATATTGataccacaattttttttacaaaaagcaAGACAAATTCTTTATCAAACAACATATTCTGCCtcttacataaattttaaaattttgtaacaatattaatgttaattattattaaatatattttaaaataactaaaaatattttattacgtTCATTTTACCCAGGCATCACGTCGGACTTTTTCTAGTTATGTATATGAAATCTAGTGACTAAGTTTAGTTTAGCAGTGATTGGGTCTAGTATGGTTCTAATTTCGgaattttgtttctgaattCTCTAATAGAGGTAGCCAACTAGGTGTTGTTCTTCTATAGCTACATTACAAAGGCTTTTGAAAATGTACGGTTCGCTTTGAAGTCCAAGTAAAGCTGGATAGCAAAGCCCCAGCTACTCTAATATATTTCTCACTTGTttgcaaaattattatatagGGATAGTTTTGATTACTGTACGTACGTAGAAGTCTAAACGGTTTTCGTTTATCTCACGGTTCATCGGAGATAAAGATGCATCAAATATGCATAAAGCCAAGTCCCACTCtcttgttattttcataagtgtTTAAACCCGTCTTCAAAGATTGTTGTGCGGGAGACAACGATATTTTGGAaggctttgtttggttttagcAATGTATTATCCAAAAATCTCTTCGTTTTCTAGTTGTGGGTTATGGGTCGAGCATTGTGTCTCTTTGTAGTTTAATCTCTTATTTTTCATGTGTATTGTACCCTTTCTGAATCTATTATCAATATTACtccaatgaaaataaaatatatatagatggtaTATACTAAATAGTAACCACAGTACCACACTACCTTACTTCTCGTTCAAATACACACTACTTTAATTAACATGTATCTTAAAGTATGCAGTGATTCAGAGAGAAAGATTTAAGACACAGTTGGTGGGGGAGGCCCAATAAGGTCGAGCTTGTTGAGATGGGACTAAAAGATTCACATTGAGACCATCCTTGTCTGTGATAAGGTAATTGCTATACtgctaaaatagaaaaaatggagTCTTTTGGTATTTGCATAAGGAAAGGAACACAAATTCATGTATTGCTTTCGAACACCATAGttgttgtatttgtatttaACGTGTTAAGCTATGGTAAAACTTTATCTATCCATATTGAACAAACCAAAAACTTATCGATGTAGAAAACCATTAAAGTCATGTTCTggtcaatttttttgtatattaaagacaaaaaaaaaatgaagaccAAAATGAACTAGCtagattttagttttgatttggtaCATATACAACCCTAATACGAATCACATAAACCGCAAACCTTCAAAATGTCAGTATGGAAATTAAGTAGGTAAATTACGTAGAAACAGAAAAcataatcttcaaaatattgATCAGAAGGAGTAGATCCGAACAAGCCAcattgatataatatatataagagatcGAACTATGCCATAATaggtagaaaacaaaaattactaaaCCATAAGAATTACATGTTATTGAGCATTCATAATTATCAAATagcatagaaattaaaattgaaaatggaataattaattacatttttttcaatGTAGAATTTTCACTCGGCCTTTTCAGCTTTggtctccttcttctcttctttcttgatcTCCTCTTTCTTGATCTCCTCTTTCTtcacctctttcttcttctcttcctttggtTTTACATCTCCAACAGCTTTTGGTTTGCCCGGCTTTGGTTTCATGAAGCAGAAGCAAGAACAACACGGACACTGGAACAAGAActtcatttctctttctctctctttctctctctcacttatcttctttttctctctcacacacacaaccTCTCACACATTACACATTGCTTActtaaaaactaaactttaatGGAAAGTAGAGAATTGATTGGGtttgttttttacttattactgtgctttttttttattttttttctaacgaTCCTGTCTTTTTCTTCTCGTTTAATAATGATGCTTTCATTTTGGTCCCACTCCATTGAATTTTAGTCATTCTCCaaccaattatttttaaaaatttcaatcaTGTTTCTCTTTAAACCGCACATCGGCACATACACAAAAGACACCACGAGCTTTTAGCTCGGCTGGAGTGACAGTGTACTGACGGTGGCCAATTGATACGTATAAAGACAACGAAACAATAACTTGTGTAATAGTTTTTCACGTATTCACACTATATATCGTTGATGTTATAGTTTAAACTTCAGTTTTGGGGAGATTTATATATAGGACCAGTGGACCACTAGATCACAAGTGTTTATCAATAAACTCAATTTTGATATAACACATCTAAACAATGATGAGTAGTGAAATGGTAAGAAACTTCTCAACCAATCATATTCTTCATTACGCTTAATCCCTCCCTACTAACATAATAAGTCCGATATCGATTATATAATTGAACGAGAGAATAATGGAGGGGAATGAGTGGCATAATGACAATATGTAATGTAATGTCATGTGGGGAAAACAGTTAGTTCTTTTTTCGTATATTCATGAATCAtgcatattaaatattttgagaatttaGTATATGATCAtcattatataatatgataaagGACTATATATTACTTTGGATCTTTGTGTGTACTATAGCATATATAGTTGGATTCCACTTCAGTCACTTTCAGACCAAGTTGATGGCCGCCCTACTCTgatttatatcttctttt
It encodes the following:
- the LOC104725904 gene encoding early nodulin-like protein 2 produces the protein MSAIMKTLCFSFLILSSFATLFSVADARRFNVGGNGVWDMKPQENYNTWAGRNRFQVNDTLYFKYPKGLDSVQEVTKAEYDDCNVVNAIKNYDNGETVVTLDHSGPYYFISGTQEHCRKGQKLVVVVLGIRNHPKVPISPAKPPSSAQAPKAHSPVSPVAPAQAPKSHSPVSPVAPAKPPSMVQPPRSSVSPSQPPKSSSPVSHSPALSPSHAPKSSTTPSASPVSHSPSLSPSHAPSVSQSPSNAPSHSPVTPSPSPVSQSPSNAPSHSPVTPSASPVSQSPSNTPSHSPVTPSPSPVSQSPSNAPSHSPVTPTPSPVSPSNAPSHSPVTPTPSPVSTPSPVSPSNAPATPPPSPSPVSTPSPVQSPASSPSDPSTPLSPAPSDATTPSADTVTAPAPSPRKNSASGVAVTSVMTTLLSAAFTFLMFA
- the LOC104725905 gene encoding UPF0329 protein ECU05_1680/ECU11_0050-like, with protein sequence MKFLFQCPCCSCFCFMKPKPGKPKAVGDVKPKEEKKKEVKKEEIKKEEIKKEEKKETKAEKAE